In Neospora caninum Liverpool complete genome, chromosome II, the following are encoded in one genomic region:
- a CDS encoding spry domain containing protein, related: MRLPVSSLSPCADDRPYVCFSWRYRDAFLTLSTDRRVILGHKGWSSAFATHCSEKDKWYFEVEVLPSETQSLRFIGYSPEGLPPLKAHWRVGWACRYQKYDVPIGGNAHSFALCGACNEVPTVATGGLRRPIASYGASHDLPELKEGDIIGCFLTLHEPRWWLPDPRKDPKLHEFLQAGILCSPDAPPPCVVNEGAWIEFSVNGQRLGRVFEGVIGNGVYHPAVSLYMGAKLKLNPGPDFAFPPPPSEGFQPCSDMRRPHIP; the protein is encoded by the exons ATGCgacttcctgtctcctctctgtctccttgtgCAGACGACCGCCCCTACGTCTGCTTCTCGTGGCGATACCGCGACGCCTTCTTGACGCTCTCCACCGACCGCCGCGTCATCTTAGGCCACAAG gGGTGGAGCAGTGCCTTTGCGACGCACTGCTCAGAGAAAGATAAGTGGTATTTCGAGGTCGAGGTCTTGCCtagcgagacgcagagcctTCGCTTCATCGGATACTCCCCGGAGGGCCTCCCGCCCCTCAAAGCGCATTGGCG AGTGGGATGGGCGTGTCGGTACCAAAAGTACGACGTGCCCATTGGAGGCAACGCGCACTCGTTTGCGCTctgcggcgcatgcaacgaaGTCCCGACGGTTGCCACTGGAGGGCTTAGGAGGCCGATCGCGAGTTATGGCGCGTCCCACGACCTTCCCGAGCTGA aagaaggagacatTATCGGCTGCTTCTTGACGCTCCACGAGCCTCGTTGGTGGCTGCCTGACCCTCGAAAGGATCCGAAGCTTCACGAGTTTCTTCAGG CGGGAATCCTGTGCAGTCCTGATGCCCCGCCGCCCTGCGTTGTCAATGAGGGGGCGTGGATTGAGTTTTCTGTCAACGGACAAAG GCTCGGGCGTGTCTTCGAAGGCGTGATCGGAAACGGCGTGTATCACCCAGCTGTCTCGCTGTATATGGGGGCGAAGCTCAAACTCAATCCAG GCCCAGACTTTGcttttccgcctcctccctccgAGGGCTTTCAGCCGTGCAGCGACATGCGCAGACCTCACATTCCCTGA